In the Cellvibrio sp. KY-GH-1 genome, ACTTAATTACGACACTGAAACTCAGGACGGATTGCTTTCGCGCTTGCTCGGCGGTACCGAACCCTGGCGATTAACACTTGGATTGATTGCACTGGGGTTGGTGGGCGCCGCACTTTTTGCGTGGCTACTGTTACGCAACCAACTTATCCACGTCGTACGACCAGAAGTACGCGCCATCCAAAAGCTGGAGCAAAAATTGGCGCAGTCAGGTCACAGACGCCCCCCAGGAGAAACCTTGGGTAATTTTATCCAACGTTTATTAAGTACTCATCCGGAATATAGGCAAGCGCTTGAAGTCATTCATCAGCTGTTTGTAAAGATCGCCTACGAACCACCACTCGCAACGCAGGTACATCACACTGATAAACCGCATCCCGATGAACTAAAACAACTGGAACGCGCGATAAAAAATTTTCCCAAAGTGTAAAAAAAAAACCGCTCAAAAGAGCGGCTTTTTAGCAGGTAAGATGCAGATGAATTAACGTCCGTTGCGCAGTTTTCTTCTGCTGAAGAACAATCCCACCAGGCCAACAAACAACATCAAAATCGGGTTGGATTCCACAACATTTGCACGCGCAGTGACAACCACATCATCCAAAAAATTACCAACCGTCGAATTATCGTAACTGGTAAACGTGATGGTACTGCTAGTGCCAGTGGCGACAAAACTGCCAGTGTATTGCTTCCAACTACCCACAACATGATCATTTAATATCGCCGCAAGACTGCCGGCACTAAAAGAAAACTGCTCACTGCTACTGGAGCGCGCGCTGTAAAAAAAGGACACATCGTAGGTTTGGCCAATCACAGTCGCGAAACTCTGGAAGATAGAAAACACTGTACCGTCAAAAGGATGAGCATTCAGCTCGGCGTGCTGGGTACCTTCAGGGGCCACTACACCACCAAAGTTATCCCAAATCTCGATGTTATCGCCGTCCCAGCCATTGACACTGGATGAAGAAAAATAGGCCCAGTTACCGGCTGCGACATTATTATCTTCAAAACCACCATTAACAATCAGGTTCGCCTGAGCACCCGTTGCCAATAACAACCCTGCCAACACACCTAAAATACGAATCGCAATTAATTTGGACATCATAAGCACCCTGTTGCTAATGTTATAGGGGACTAAGTCTCCCACTCATGACGTCAAAATCAGCAATTAACGCACCAGTTTGAAATTCCATCGATAAAACAAAGATATAGTGATAACTGCATCACAAAATAAACACAACAGTGTAAATAAAGCCGACACAAACCTACCGTCACCAAGGATTACGCCGTTGGGAGCGTCCAACCAAAGACAATTTCCGTTGGACGGCAGCGAGAGGGTCCAAGTACTTGAGCAACTACACCGGGACGGCCTATGCCGACTGACGAACAACTAATCCGGGCCGCACAGAGCGGCGATGGTCCGGCCTTTGAACAATTGCTGGGGAATTGCTATGACCAGCTATTCCGCTTCGCCTATCGCTGGTGTGGTAACCGCGCAGACGCCGAAGACGTAACCCAACTGGCCTGCCTTAAGTTGGCCCAGAGTATCCACCAATTTCGCTTTGAGGCCGCATTTAGTAGTTGGCTGTATCGATTGGTAATTAACTGCGCCAGGGACTGGC is a window encoding:
- a CDS encoding DUF642 domain-containing protein, producing MMSKLIAIRILGVLAGLLLATGAQANLIVNGGFEDNNVAAGNWAYFSSSSVNGWDGDNIEIWDNFGGVVAPEGTQHAELNAHPFDGTVFSIFQSFATVIGQTYDVSFFYSARSSSSEQFSFSAGSLAAILNDHVVGSWKQYTGSFVATGTSSTITFTSYDNSTVGNFLDDVVVTARANVVESNPILMLFVGLVGLFFSRRKLRNGR